Proteins encoded in a region of the Spirochaeta lutea genome:
- a CDS encoding ABC transporter ATP-binding protein yields MSEHLISIRDIQVNYGNIQALKGISIDVPEGEICCLIGANGAGKTTLLKAIVGLEPLVAGSIEFDGQLIASSEKRKSLATNEIVSRGIGLVPEGRRVFADLTVEENLEMGAFLIRDEARIREKKSEMFELFPILEKRRRQKAASLSGGEQQMLAIGRALMSSPRVLLLDEPGLGLAPLIIKHIFDIIARVNREEKVTVFLVEQNARMALSASTKGYVMETGTIVLADEARLLLENPRVRGAYLGE; encoded by the coding sequence ATGTCAGAACATCTTATTTCAATCCGGGATATTCAGGTCAATTACGGAAACATCCAGGCTCTGAAGGGCATTTCTATTGATGTGCCGGAGGGTGAGATCTGTTGTCTGATCGGTGCAAACGGGGCGGGAAAAACCACCCTGCTTAAGGCCATTGTGGGACTAGAGCCCCTGGTAGCCGGATCTATTGAGTTCGACGGACAGCTGATCGCCTCCTCGGAGAAGCGTAAAAGCCTTGCGACCAATGAGATTGTCAGCCGGGGAATTGGCCTTGTTCCCGAGGGGCGCAGGGTATTCGCCGACTTGACCGTGGAAGAGAACCTGGAAATGGGGGCCTTTTTAATCCGGGATGAGGCCAGAATCCGGGAAAAGAAGTCAGAAATGTTCGAATTGTTCCCAATTCTGGAGAAGAGGCGCAGGCAAAAAGCGGCAAGCCTCTCCGGGGGGGAACAGCAGATGCTCGCTATCGGCCGGGCTCTCATGAGCAGCCCCCGGGTCCTGCTTCTGGACGAGCCAGGGTTAGGCCTTGCTCCTCTCATAATCAAGCATATTTTTGACATCATTGCCCGGGTAAATCGGGAAGAGAAGGTCACGGTGTTCCTGGTTGAGCAGAATGCCAGGATGGCTCTGTCCGCTTCGACCAAGGGCTATGTAATGGAAACCGGAACTATTGTGCTAGCCGATGAAGCTCGGCTGCTCCTAGAAAATCCAAGGGTGCGGGGCGCATACCTCGGAGAATAA
- a CDS encoding CPBP family intramembrane glutamic endopeptidase: protein MTSQLRRFILLGGITLAISGYVYLNLPLAQVPWIARVLGLGNLPGDLPWYANRFGSAFLLMGLVPMGLFRLLGWRWNQAYLRPRGEFITDPVYWVLVAGFLGVIALSAGSPPIRGFYPFSKTLGEMAAQDGWGYFLIHGVLYVGLYYLPWEILFRGILIGGLIQEPGSMTRVEARAGLGRRPAGAGEAAGEVPGRRDGKGSLRAWKASLAGPLGLAGVQVLPTVLLHINHPFSEVAGAVVFGLVAGLMVVRYRSILPVLVLHGAAGLLTDGIIIAAG, encoded by the coding sequence ATGACCAGTCAGCTTCGCCGTTTTATTCTACTGGGGGGTATAACCCTGGCAATTTCCGGATATGTGTATCTTAATCTGCCTCTGGCACAGGTTCCTTGGATTGCCCGGGTTCTGGGATTGGGGAATTTACCCGGGGACCTTCCCTGGTATGCGAACCGGTTCGGTTCAGCGTTTCTTCTCATGGGGCTGGTTCCCATGGGGTTATTCCGGCTCCTGGGCTGGCGCTGGAACCAGGCATATCTGAGGCCCCGGGGAGAGTTTATTACCGATCCGGTGTATTGGGTCCTGGTGGCAGGGTTTCTCGGTGTGATTGCCCTTTCCGCAGGCAGTCCCCCCATCCGGGGGTTTTACCCCTTTTCCAAGACCCTGGGGGAGATGGCTGCCCAGGATGGCTGGGGGTACTTCTTGATCCACGGTGTATTGTATGTGGGGCTGTACTACCTGCCCTGGGAGATTTTGTTCCGGGGAATTCTGATAGGCGGATTGATCCAGGAGCCTGGAAGCATGACCAGGGTCGAGGCTAGGGCTGGCCTTGGTAGGCGGCCGGCGGGAGCCGGTGAGGCTGCCGGGGAGGTCCCGGGCAGGAGGGACGGGAAGGGAAGCCTCCGGGCATGGAAGGCGAGCCTTGCCGGGCCACTGGGGCTGGCGGGGGTTCAGGTGCTGCCCACGGTGTTGCTGCATATTAACCATCCCTTTTCCGAGGTGGCCGGGGCGGTGGTGTTTGGCCTGGTAGCGGGGCTGATGGTGGTGCGCTACCGGAGCATTCTGCCGGTATTGGTGCTGCACGGGGCCGCGGGGCTTTTGACCGACGGCATCATAATCGCTGCCGGGTAG
- a CDS encoding ABC transporter ATP-binding protein, whose product MNVLLETKGLTRRFGGVVAVNEVDFMVPPNLISGLIGPNGAGKTTLFNTITGMDTATSGGVTLEGRDITKAPAHAISRWGIGRTFQNIRLFKEMTVLENVLIGRHGKNSHMGSFGSRFVHAVASFLMIQKDEQELLEGAWRWLDFLNLGEFAHNLAKNLPYGKQRELEIARALATEPKLLFLDEPAAGMNPAETAELMDTIRRIRDTGVTVVLIEHDMKLVMNICDRITVLNYGRKIAEGTPGEIRQNEEVIEAYLGKDDD is encoded by the coding sequence ATGAATGTGCTGCTAGAGACGAAGGGCTTGACCCGCCGGTTTGGCGGGGTAGTTGCGGTGAATGAGGTGGATTTCATGGTTCCACCCAATCTTATTTCCGGATTGATCGGTCCCAACGGTGCGGGGAAGACCACCCTGTTCAATACTATTACGGGTATGGATACGGCAACCTCGGGGGGCGTTACCCTTGAAGGTCGGGATATTACCAAGGCTCCGGCCCATGCAATTTCCCGGTGGGGTATCGGCCGTACCTTTCAAAATATCCGGCTGTTCAAGGAAATGACGGTGCTGGAGAATGTTCTGATCGGGCGGCATGGGAAGAACAGCCATATGGGAAGCTTCGGCAGCCGGTTTGTGCATGCCGTGGCGAGCTTTTTGATGATCCAAAAGGATGAGCAGGAGTTGCTTGAGGGTGCCTGGCGCTGGCTGGATTTTCTTAATCTTGGTGAATTCGCCCATAATCTGGCAAAAAACCTGCCCTACGGTAAACAGCGGGAGCTGGAAATCGCCCGGGCCTTGGCAACCGAACCGAAGCTCCTGTTTTTGGATGAACCTGCAGCAGGAATGAACCCTGCGGAAACGGCGGAACTCATGGATACCATCCGCCGGATTCGGGATACCGGGGTGACGGTAGTGCTCATTGAGCACGATATGAAATTGGTGATGAATATCTGCGACCGGATTACCGTGCTCAATTACGGCCGGAAGATAGCCGAGGGAACCCCCGGGGAGATCCGGCAGAACGAGGAGGTCATTGAGGCCTACCTTGGAAAGGATGACGATTAG
- a CDS encoding CBS and ACT domain-containing protein, with protein MQIARIMTKNPFTIGPKAKVTEAQALMRRERIHRLPVVDGGGRLVGIISEKDLLNVSPSPASTLDMYEMSALLAKITVDSVMTKKTIVADEACLIEDAARMLVDNDIGGLPVVNKDHVVVGIVTESDLFKLFIESFGSRKRGLRITCLVPERQGELAELTGALSAKGGNIISLGTFPGEDSTNSIVVIKLEGLEQTQVSAIIEPLIVQELDIREV; from the coding sequence ATGCAGATCGCACGGATAATGACGAAAAATCCCTTTACCATTGGACCGAAGGCAAAGGTTACCGAGGCTCAGGCGTTGATGCGTCGGGAGCGGATTCACCGCCTTCCGGTGGTGGACGGAGGGGGACGGCTTGTGGGGATAATCTCCGAGAAGGATCTACTGAACGTCTCACCCTCACCGGCTAGTACCCTAGACATGTATGAGATGAGCGCTCTCCTGGCAAAGATTACCGTAGATTCGGTGATGACTAAAAAGACTATCGTAGCCGACGAGGCGTGTTTGATCGAGGATGCAGCGAGAATGCTGGTGGATAATGACATCGGAGGGCTGCCCGTGGTGAACAAGGATCATGTGGTGGTGGGGATTGTCACCGAATCGGATCTGTTCAAGCTGTTCATTGAAAGTTTCGGGAGCCGGAAGCGCGGACTGCGTATTACCTGTCTGGTACCCGAGCGTCAAGGAGAGTTAGCCGAGCTCACCGGGGCCCTGAGTGCCAAGGGCGGTAATATCATCAGTCTGGGAACCTTCCCCGGTGAAGACTCCACAAACTCCATCGTCGTCATCAAACTTGAAGGCTTGGAGCAGACCCAGGTCTCGGCAATCATTGAGCCGCTTATAGTCCAAGAGCTTGATATACGGGAGGTGTAA
- a CDS encoding TSUP family transporter, whose translation MPEFMSSITAPLLDAQLFGGNLSVLQLGLALLAAFAAGFIDSIAGGGGIITVPVLMGIGIPPHLSLGTNKLQASFGSLTAAIRYSRRGLASPKTMAGGIFWTFVGAAGGTLAIQGINPDFLNRIIPVLLIGVFVYMLAKPDVSEITQAPKLKEPLFYLGFGLLLGFYDGFFGPGTGSFWTIAFVGLLGMDLKHATGSTKVMNLTSNLVSLGVFAIAGSIAPALGLLMGLLQVSGAYLGSHVVIHRGTRLIRWIFLTMVGVTIINLLLKQVFTPPVYQALGL comes from the coding sequence ATGCCGGAATTCATGTCCTCCATCACTGCCCCCCTCCTTGATGCTCAACTCTTCGGAGGCAATCTCTCGGTGCTCCAGCTCGGACTTGCGCTACTGGCAGCCTTTGCAGCGGGTTTCATCGACTCCATCGCCGGGGGCGGAGGTATCATTACCGTACCGGTACTCATGGGCATCGGAATCCCCCCACACCTGAGTTTAGGAACAAACAAGCTCCAGGCAAGCTTTGGAAGTTTAACCGCCGCCATCCGCTACAGCCGCCGGGGACTGGCCTCGCCAAAGACCATGGCAGGGGGGATTTTCTGGACCTTTGTGGGGGCTGCCGGAGGAACCCTGGCCATCCAGGGCATAAACCCGGACTTTTTGAACAGGATAATTCCGGTTCTCCTGATCGGTGTGTTCGTGTACATGCTGGCTAAACCGGATGTATCGGAGATCACCCAGGCGCCAAAGCTGAAAGAACCATTGTTCTACCTCGGATTCGGCCTGCTCCTGGGATTCTATGACGGGTTTTTCGGCCCCGGGACGGGTAGTTTCTGGACCATCGCCTTTGTGGGACTCCTGGGCATGGATCTGAAACACGCCACAGGCTCGACGAAGGTTATGAACCTTACCAGCAATCTCGTTTCCCTGGGGGTTTTCGCCATTGCCGGATCCATTGCCCCGGCACTTGGGCTGCTCATGGGACTTCTCCAGGTCAGCGGCGCTTATCTGGGAAGCCACGTGGTTATCCACCGGGGCACTAGGCTCATCCGGTGGATATTTCTTACCATGGTAGGGGTTACCATAATCAACCTCCTACTCAAGCAGGTGTTTACACCTCCCGTATATCAAGCTCTTGGACTATAA
- a CDS encoding branched-chain amino acid ABC transporter permease, translated as MINFVLLLLVYMGIYSILALSQNLITGFGGMLSLAHAAFFAIGSYTTAIMMHSAAQAGAGFDLIWAFMLSALLSGLLGVLIGLPTLRLRGDYLAIATLGFGEITRNVILNWDSLTRGPMGFSGLAAPKILGLQLDPTNKWGYVIMTWLVVALVFLLLRRLTRSRIGRALDAVREDEIAAWSMGINITQYKVGAFIVGALVAGFAGTLWTAYNQSVSPNSFDFLLSVNVLCMVVLGGLGNHWGSILGAVLLVLVAELPRLLGLSSILPPQVRQILFGVVLVSMMIFRPQGIIVRRRPALPGRRAGGGGSSGGPGGGSGGRAGSSPGQGIGDAAVDVSGGDA; from the coding sequence ATGATTAATTTTGTTTTACTGCTCCTGGTATATATGGGGATTTATTCGATTCTGGCCCTGAGCCAGAACCTGATTACCGGGTTCGGGGGAATGCTCAGTCTTGCCCATGCTGCGTTTTTTGCCATTGGCAGCTACACCACGGCAATCATGATGCATTCTGCGGCCCAGGCCGGGGCAGGGTTTGATCTGATCTGGGCGTTTATGTTGTCGGCCCTGTTGAGCGGTTTGCTGGGGGTGCTCATCGGACTGCCGACCCTGCGGCTCCGGGGGGATTATCTGGCCATTGCGACCCTGGGATTCGGGGAGATTACCCGGAATGTGATCCTGAACTGGGATTCCCTGACCAGGGGGCCCATGGGGTTCAGCGGGTTGGCTGCCCCGAAAATTTTGGGGTTGCAGCTGGATCCGACCAATAAGTGGGGTTATGTGATCATGACCTGGCTGGTGGTGGCCCTGGTGTTCCTCCTGCTCCGGCGATTGACCAGGAGCAGGATCGGCAGGGCTCTGGATGCGGTCCGGGAGGATGAGATCGCCGCCTGGTCCATGGGGATAAATATTACCCAATACAAGGTGGGGGCCTTCATTGTAGGGGCCCTGGTGGCTGGGTTCGCCGGAACCCTGTGGACGGCCTACAACCAGTCTGTATCGCCGAATAGTTTTGATTTTCTTCTGTCTGTGAATGTTTTATGTATGGTGGTTCTGGGAGGTCTGGGGAATCACTGGGGTTCCATCCTCGGTGCGGTTCTCCTGGTGCTGGTGGCGGAGCTGCCACGGTTATTGGGGCTTTCCAGCATCCTGCCCCCCCAGGTGCGGCAGATTCTCTTCGGTGTTGTACTGGTGTCTATGATGATTTTCCGGCCCCAGGGGATTATTGTCCGGCGGAGACCGGCGTTACCCGGCCGGAGGGCCGGGGGCGGCGGATCTAGTGGAGGGCCTGGCGGCGGGTCCGGAGGACGGGCCGGCAGCAGTCCCGGACAGGGCATAGGGGATGCGGCGGTGGATGTTTCCGGGGGTGATGCATGA
- a CDS encoding branched-chain amino acid ABC transporter permease, translating into MQHLVNGLTLGGIYALIALGYTMVYGILKFINFAHGEILMMGTYAGLFTYNLLRTGLQGPALVGVFFVSVLVAMVAGGTLGVVVERIAYRPLRRAPRLAPLLSAIGVSIILMNLAGFVFGTKSLKYEYPFSNKPFVVGGVSITPNQLLILGVSVVMMVLLKLFIDRTRMGRAMRATSLDQDVARLMGVSVDTIISLTFAIGSALAAVAGVLIALEFKVYPTMGTMAGLKAFVAAVVGGIGNISGAMIGGVLLGILETFGVAVLGIPVGLKDTIAFTVLIIILLVKPAGILGKAIREKV; encoded by the coding sequence ATGCAACACCTGGTAAACGGATTGACCCTGGGAGGGATTTACGCCCTGATTGCCCTGGGCTATACCATGGTGTATGGAATTCTGAAGTTTATAAACTTTGCCCACGGGGAAATACTCATGATGGGTACCTACGCCGGGCTTTTTACCTATAACCTGCTACGTACCGGGCTTCAAGGACCGGCTCTGGTGGGGGTGTTTTTTGTGAGTGTCCTGGTGGCTATGGTAGCCGGGGGCACCCTGGGGGTTGTGGTCGAACGGATTGCCTACCGGCCCCTGCGGCGGGCTCCGCGTCTGGCGCCCCTGTTGAGCGCCATCGGGGTGTCTATTATTTTGATGAACCTCGCGGGGTTCGTGTTCGGTACCAAATCCCTTAAATATGAGTATCCCTTCAGCAATAAGCCCTTTGTTGTGGGCGGGGTTTCGATTACCCCCAATCAGCTGCTGATTCTGGGTGTTTCGGTGGTGATGATGGTGCTGCTGAAGCTCTTCATCGACCGTACCCGCATGGGACGGGCAATGCGGGCAACCAGTTTGGATCAGGATGTGGCCCGGCTGATGGGGGTGAGTGTGGATACCATCATCAGCCTGACCTTTGCTATCGGTTCAGCCCTGGCTGCGGTGGCGGGGGTACTTATTGCCCTGGAATTCAAGGTGTATCCGACCATGGGAACCATGGCCGGGCTTAAGGCCTTCGTCGCAGCCGTTGTGGGAGGAATCGGGAATATTTCCGGTGCCATGATCGGCGGGGTGCTCCTGGGGATTCTTGAGACCTTCGGGGTGGCGGTGCTGGGTATTCCCGTGGGCTTAAAGGATACCATTGCCTTTACGGTGCTGATCATCATTCTTTTGGTGAAGCCTGCGGGTATCTTGGGTAAGGCAATTCGGGAGAAGGTGTAA
- a CDS encoding aminopeptidase — MKKHIQQYAELVVQVGTALKQGQNLLIQTGVGTFDFAREIARAAYRRGAGFVDIRVVDNELLKARLELADEQTLDYVPPAVIADSYQQLAEDWARIRIDSTEELDVLKGVDSAKLGRVTRANRSALSVHRDAMMRHKHQWLVIAAPGPRWAQKVFGGPEVGVDPRLDEERTEKLWSQMVKILRLDTPDPVATWQDLAKTLKTRAKSLDEMKLDYLHFTGPGTDLKVALTETSVWAGGPSKTPEGTVFEPNLPTEEVFTTPDFRRTSGRVACTRPVKVMESLVLGAWFEFKDGKVVDFGADQGKDVLEKYLTVDEGAGYLGEVALVDASSPIYQSGLLFNSILYDENASCHIALGAGYPFCLSNAHDLNSPAQLKEAGCNVSLVHTDFMIGSPEVDVTGVSKNGEEHAVIRQGSFVL; from the coding sequence ATGAAAAAACACATACAACAGTACGCAGAATTGGTGGTACAGGTTGGTACCGCCTTGAAACAAGGACAGAATCTGCTCATCCAAACCGGAGTGGGCACCTTCGATTTTGCACGAGAAATCGCCCGGGCAGCCTACCGCAGGGGTGCAGGATTTGTGGATATCCGGGTTGTGGATAACGAGCTTCTGAAAGCCCGGCTCGAACTAGCGGATGAACAGACCCTGGATTACGTTCCGCCGGCGGTCATTGCGGATAGCTACCAGCAACTAGCTGAGGATTGGGCGAGAATCAGGATTGACAGCACAGAGGAGCTCGATGTGCTGAAGGGGGTCGATTCGGCGAAACTCGGCCGGGTAACCCGGGCCAACCGGAGCGCCCTATCCGTCCATCGGGATGCTATGATGCGCCACAAGCATCAGTGGCTGGTCATTGCCGCCCCGGGCCCGCGATGGGCTCAAAAGGTCTTCGGCGGTCCCGAGGTGGGAGTTGACCCCAGACTTGATGAGGAGCGGACGGAAAAACTCTGGTCGCAGATGGTTAAGATCCTCCGGCTGGATACCCCGGACCCAGTGGCAACCTGGCAGGATCTGGCAAAAACCCTAAAAACCCGGGCTAAATCCCTGGATGAGATGAAACTAGACTACCTGCATTTTACCGGTCCTGGCACTGATCTGAAGGTAGCCTTGACCGAAACCTCGGTGTGGGCCGGCGGACCTTCCAAGACCCCCGAGGGTACGGTGTTTGAACCGAACCTCCCCACCGAAGAGGTATTCACCACCCCGGACTTCCGGCGAACCTCGGGGCGTGTCGCCTGCACCCGGCCGGTAAAGGTGATGGAAAGCCTGGTATTGGGTGCCTGGTTTGAGTTTAAGGATGGAAAGGTAGTGGATTTCGGGGCAGACCAGGGTAAGGATGTCCTGGAGAAGTACCTAACCGTTGATGAGGGAGCAGGGTACCTGGGAGAGGTTGCCCTGGTGGACGCATCGAGCCCTATATACCAGAGCGGTCTGCTGTTTAACAGTATTCTCTACGACGAAAATGCCAGTTGTCATATCGCCCTCGGGGCGGGGTATCCCTTCTGCCTGTCCAATGCCCATGACCTGAACTCCCCTGCCCAGCTCAAAGAAGCGGGCTGTAACGTCAGTTTAGTTCACACCGATTTTATGATCGGCAGCCCCGAGGTAGATGTAACCGGTGTAAGTAAGAACGGCGAGGAACACGCCGTCATCCGCCAGGGCAGTTTCGTCCTCTAG